In one window of Kosmotoga pacifica DNA:
- a CDS encoding SDR family NAD(P)-dependent oxidoreductase, producing MGRVEGKVAIVTGGALGIGRAACLLLAKEGAKVAVTDVLNKEGQELVDEIKGLGGVARFWHLDVTSEDEVKGVFTDIFKEFGKIDVLVNNAGIAGVNKPTHEITEEEWDKVMNVNVKGVFFCTKHAIPYMQKAGGGSVINLSSIYGLISAPDIPPYHASKGAVRLMSKTDALLYAKDNIRVNSVHPGYIWTPLVEDLGKKSPEGVEAFRKHLDSLHPIGHVGEPIDIAYGILYHASDESKFVTGSELVIDGGYTAR from the coding sequence ATGGGTAGAGTAGAAGGTAAAGTAGCCATCGTGACAGGTGGTGCATTGGGAATCGGTCGCGCAGCCTGTTTGCTCCTAGCAAAAGAAGGTGCAAAGGTCGCCGTGACAGACGTTCTGAATAAAGAGGGTCAAGAGCTAGTGGATGAAATCAAAGGGCTCGGCGGAGTAGCAAGGTTTTGGCATCTTGATGTTACGAGCGAAGACGAGGTGAAAGGAGTTTTCACCGATATCTTCAAGGAATTCGGGAAAATAGATGTCCTTGTTAACAATGCAGGAATTGCCGGGGTGAACAAGCCAACTCACGAAATAACCGAAGAAGAATGGGACAAGGTTATGAATGTGAATGTCAAGGGTGTTTTCTTCTGCACCAAGCATGCAATCCCATACATGCAGAAAGCCGGTGGTGGGAGCGTGATCAACCTGTCTTCTATCTATGGCCTTATAAGCGCTCCAGATATTCCACCATATCATGCATCAAAAGGCGCCGTCAGACTGATGAGTAAGACTGATGCTCTTCTCTATGCAAAGGATAACATCAGAGTCAACTCAGTACACCCAGGTTACATTTGGACTCCTTTAGTTGAGGATCTGGGGAAGAAATCACCTGAGGGAGTCGAAGCGTTCAGGAAACATCTTGACAGCCTCCATCCTATTGGGCATGTTGGAGAGCCGATTGACATCGCTTATGGCATCCTTTACCATGCATCTGACGAATCTAAATTCGTCACTGGTAGCGAGCTAGTCATAGATGGAGGTTATACGGCTAGATAA
- a CDS encoding class II SORL domain-containing protein, translated as MAIGEFIKSGDWKGEKHVPVIEAPDIVEAGKSFMIEVSVGKEIPHPNTIEHHIKWVDLYFKPDDGQFLVHLGHVEFTPVLADPHTTLSVKLEKSGTLLAISYCNLHGLWENTKTISVK; from the coding sequence ATGGCCATTGGGGAATTCATAAAAAGCGGAGACTGGAAAGGCGAAAAGCATGTTCCAGTAATCGAAGCTCCCGATATAGTTGAAGCAGGCAAGTCTTTCATGATTGAGGTAAGCGTTGGCAAAGAAATACCCCATCCAAATACGATAGAACATCATATCAAATGGGTCGATCTTTATTTCAAACCTGATGACGGTCAATTCCTTGTTCACCTGGGTCATGTAGAGTTTACACCGGTTCTTGCTGACCCTCATACCACTTTATCTGTAAAGCTTGAAAAGAGCGGAACATTGCTGGCAATTTCTTACTGCAATTTGCATGGGCTATGGGAAAATACTAAAACCATTAGTGTAAAGTGA
- a CDS encoding thioredoxin family protein — MKRSIMLLVFSLMAVLAFSFDAVLNDFDIGMKLAQIEQKQLIVMFSDPTCYYCNLFKKSTLPDETVGQLLKAGYVFVEIYPSDNTATLEIQGKEETLSYRDLYATFGVRGTPTFWFFDETGTPLTSLPGYVQADYFANVLRFLGEKAYARGVSFSDYINESHNYFGENRLIEASNEDAQYVLEHDLIAIEYSSDKEFTPFAVWVTTDEEIAKELIQKGAFRVLLIKDEA; from the coding sequence ATGAAAAGGTCCATAATGTTATTAGTGTTTTCTTTGATGGCTGTTCTTGCTTTTTCCTTTGATGCGGTTCTGAATGATTTCGATATCGGAATGAAACTTGCACAAATCGAACAAAAACAACTTATAGTAATGTTTTCTGATCCGACCTGCTACTACTGTAACCTTTTCAAGAAATCCACTTTACCTGACGAAACCGTTGGACAATTGCTAAAGGCGGGATATGTGTTCGTTGAAATATACCCCTCAGATAATACCGCTACACTTGAAATTCAGGGAAAAGAAGAGACCCTCTCTTACAGAGACCTTTACGCAACCTTTGGCGTAAGGGGCACACCCACGTTCTGGTTTTTTGACGAAACGGGAACACCTTTGACAAGCTTACCGGGATATGTACAAGCTGATTATTTTGCAAATGTTCTTAGATTTCTCGGAGAAAAGGCATATGCTCGGGGAGTTTCTTTCTCTGACTATATAAATGAAAGTCATAATTACTTCGGCGAAAATAGACTCATTGAAGCGAGTAACGAGGATGCCCAGTACGTGCTTGAGCATGACCTCATAGCCATTGAATACTCGTCAGATAAGGAGTTTACTCCATTCGCTGTATGGGTTACGACCGATGAGGAAATAGCAAAGGAGCTCATTCAAAAAGGTGCCTTTCGTGTTCTATTGATCAAAGATGAAGCATGA
- a CDS encoding energy-coupling factor ABC transporter ATP-binding protein: MIKFRNVTFFYEPDYSFQSAALKNINLSIKRNSVTLVLGSNGAGKSTFLLLASGLFQPTIGSVVINGYDTCKSHAKNIRKLVGIAFQRPESYFFCETVEEEVCYAAKKFGLDNIHERFNKMMQALGLKAERIKNLSPFSLSGGEARRVAIGGSIIHNPDVILLDEPTVSLDIEGILHIRKLLIRLKAEGKTIIISTHWPEYFLDIASDIIGFNEGQQYFHGSVEEFLKKPTKWYEMLGLYIEEDLYQIREHFLKAGIIRPFEPVG, from the coding sequence TTGATTAAATTTCGGAATGTGACTTTCTTTTATGAACCCGATTATTCTTTCCAGAGCGCCGCTTTGAAAAATATCAACCTCAGTATCAAAAGAAACTCTGTTACCCTCGTTCTCGGTTCAAATGGTGCAGGGAAATCAACGTTTTTGCTGCTCGCCTCCGGGCTATTCCAACCCACCATCGGCAGTGTTGTCATAAATGGATATGATACCTGCAAATCTCATGCAAAGAACATCAGAAAATTGGTAGGGATAGCATTTCAACGTCCAGAAAGCTATTTTTTCTGTGAGACGGTCGAAGAAGAAGTGTGCTACGCCGCAAAAAAGTTTGGACTTGATAATATACATGAAAGATTTAACAAAATGATGCAGGCTCTTGGCCTTAAAGCAGAAAGAATAAAGAACCTTTCGCCTTTTTCACTATCCGGTGGAGAAGCGAGAAGAGTTGCTATCGGCGGTTCGATAATTCACAACCCTGATGTCATCCTTCTTGATGAACCAACCGTTTCCCTTGATATCGAGGGTATACTTCACATAAGAAAGCTCCTGATCAGATTGAAAGCTGAGGGAAAAACAATAATTATCTCTACCCATTGGCCGGAATATTTTCTGGATATCGCTTCTGATATAATCGGATTTAATGAAGGACAGCAATACTTTCACGGAAGCGTAGAGGAGTTCCTAAAAAAGCCTACGAAATGGTATGAGATGTTGGGACTGTATATCGAAGAAGACCTGTACCAGATACGAGAACATTTCTTAAAAGCAGGTATAATACGTCCTTTTGAACCTGTGGGGTGA
- a CDS encoding glycoside hydrolase family 5 protein: protein MKKLLILFLMLASAQVFSEQIIKGINLGNALEAPKEGQWGVVIENEYFCLIESAGFNTVRIPIRWSAHALEDYPYTIDSAFFDRVDHLINLALFKGLTVIINIHHYEELMNDPNRQKERFLCIWKQLAEHYKNYPATLYFELLNEPHSNLTPKKWNALIKDCIAVIRIIDLTRILIIDAPHWASPYALNLLELPNNENLMVSFHYYEPFSFTHQGAEWVEGSKRWLGTVWKGTLLQKCKIKLDFARAKKWGQKNNIPILLGEFGAYSKAEYDSRVRWTSYISKIAERYEIGWIYWEFCAGFGIYDPSSDKWRQELLEALISPTR, encoded by the coding sequence ATGAAAAAACTGCTGATACTATTTCTAATGCTCGCTAGTGCACAGGTGTTTTCGGAGCAAATAATCAAAGGGATAAACCTCGGAAATGCCCTTGAAGCACCGAAAGAAGGGCAATGGGGCGTTGTGATCGAGAATGAATATTTTTGCCTGATTGAAAGCGCTGGCTTCAACACTGTGAGAATACCCATAAGATGGTCCGCACATGCATTGGAAGATTACCCCTATACCATTGACAGTGCCTTTTTCGACAGGGTGGATCATTTGATAAATCTCGCCTTGTTTAAAGGTCTTACAGTAATAATAAATATCCATCATTACGAAGAACTAATGAACGACCCGAACAGACAAAAAGAAAGATTCCTGTGTATCTGGAAACAACTTGCTGAGCATTACAAGAACTATCCGGCAACCTTATACTTCGAGCTCTTGAATGAGCCTCACAGCAACCTCACGCCAAAAAAGTGGAACGCCTTAATTAAAGATTGTATAGCGGTTATAAGAATCATAGACCTTACAAGAATACTAATAATCGATGCGCCCCATTGGGCAAGCCCATATGCGCTTAATCTTCTAGAATTGCCAAACAATGAAAATTTAATGGTTTCGTTCCACTACTATGAACCCTTTAGCTTCACCCATCAGGGTGCCGAATGGGTTGAAGGTAGCAAAAGGTGGTTGGGCACGGTTTGGAAAGGAACCCTGCTGCAAAAGTGCAAAATAAAACTTGATTTTGCTAGAGCGAAAAAATGGGGGCAAAAGAACAACATCCCGATCTTACTTGGCGAATTTGGAGCGTATAGTAAAGCCGAGTATGACTCCAGAGTCAGATGGACCTCCTATATATCAAAAATAGCGGAAAGATATGAAATCGGTTGGATTTACTGGGAGTTCTGTGCAGGCTTTGGTATTTATGATCCTTCATCCGACAAATGGAGGCAGGAGCTCCTTGAGGCCTTGATAAGTCCAACACGTTGA
- a CDS encoding queuosine precursor transporter, producing MRKDHLNNAFLLLAAVFVTALVVSNIVSFKLISVLGFVVPAGVFMYPVTFAITDIVSEVYGKKKASQVVLVGFISAALVPFLTFIAVILPPAEFFGSQEQFATVLGAVPRVTIASLIAYLISQWHDVWAFHFWKRLSKGKFLWLRNNLSTMVSQLIDTVTFITIAFAGVVPTQVLINMIFSQYLFKILIAAIDTPFVYLGVKAVTGHWEVKEEYYAES from the coding sequence TTGAGAAAAGATCACCTGAACAATGCGTTTTTGCTATTAGCCGCGGTATTCGTTACTGCTCTTGTAGTTTCAAACATCGTATCCTTTAAACTTATTAGCGTACTCGGCTTTGTTGTTCCTGCAGGTGTTTTTATGTATCCCGTTACCTTTGCAATAACAGACATTGTCTCAGAGGTCTATGGAAAAAAGAAGGCATCACAAGTCGTGTTAGTAGGATTCATTTCCGCTGCTTTGGTGCCATTTCTGACTTTTATTGCTGTGATTTTGCCACCCGCTGAATTCTTCGGCTCGCAGGAACAGTTTGCCACCGTTCTAGGGGCAGTTCCGAGAGTGACCATCGCATCCCTTATTGCCTATCTCATTAGCCAATGGCACGATGTATGGGCGTTCCATTTCTGGAAAAGACTTTCAAAAGGAAAGTTTTTATGGCTCAGAAATAATCTTTCAACCATGGTTTCTCAGCTCATCGACACGGTCACTTTCATTACCATCGCTTTTGCTGGTGTTGTACCTACACAGGTTTTAATAAATATGATATTCTCTCAGTACCTTTTCAAGATACTCATTGCTGCTATTGACACTCCGTTCGTTTATCTTGGTGTAAAAGCCGTGACGGGGCACTGGGAAGTAAAGGAGGAATACTATGCCGAAAGCTGA
- the rd gene encoding rubredoxin, translated as MKYRCTVCGYIYDPEAGDPDNGVEPGTAFENVPEEWVCPLCGASKDDFEPIE; from the coding sequence ATGAAGTACAGATGCACAGTTTGTGGTTATATCTACGACCCAGAGGCCGGGGATCCTGATAACGGTGTCGAACCAGGGACAGCCTTTGAAAATGTTCCCGAAGAATGGGTATGTCCTCTTTGTGGAGCCAGCAAAGACGACTTTGAACCAATTGAATAA
- a CDS encoding cytochrome c biogenesis CcdA family protein — MNELSGIATSTVGGSLNLTVAPLVSTAISHGSAFLGGLLSFFSPCVLPLIPVFFSVLMGSAKKPKDRFLKGVFFTIGMSLFFFLLGTGAGGLGQFIGKNRELMNIISGGLFILFAFLYLFEVSFKGIKINVFKFHGGVISAFLLGSVLGMIWVPCAGPILGSILVLAANQGTASQGGLLLFTYSLGLSIPFLTLSGFVAKLTSKLNFSGESKGRKIVRYIVFVLLFIAGILTIFDKLNLLQFSF; from the coding sequence ATGAATGAATTGAGTGGAATCGCCACTTCTACAGTGGGCGGTTCTCTAAATCTAACGGTGGCACCACTAGTCAGCACTGCTATCTCTCACGGAAGCGCTTTTCTGGGAGGATTGCTTTCATTTTTTTCGCCATGTGTTTTACCGCTCATCCCGGTGTTTTTTAGTGTTCTCATGGGTTCAGCAAAAAAACCAAAAGACAGGTTTTTGAAGGGTGTGTTCTTTACTATTGGGATGTCACTTTTCTTCTTTTTGCTGGGAACAGGAGCAGGAGGTTTGGGACAATTTATTGGCAAGAACAGAGAGTTAATGAACATTATTTCCGGAGGATTGTTCATATTGTTCGCTTTTCTTTATCTGTTTGAGGTCAGCTTTAAAGGAATCAAAATCAATGTTTTTAAGTTCCATGGCGGGGTTATATCCGCTTTCTTGTTAGGATCCGTATTAGGTATGATATGGGTTCCCTGCGCCGGACCTATTCTTGGTTCTATCCTTGTTCTAGCTGCCAATCAAGGAACCGCAAGTCAGGGTGGTTTATTACTCTTCACTTATTCTCTTGGGTTGAGTATACCGTTTTTGACGTTGAGTGGCTTCGTAGCGAAGTTGACTTCAAAGCTTAATTTCAGTGGTGAAAGTAAAGGAAGAAAAATAGTCAGGTATATTGTTTTCGTTTTACTTTTCATAGCTGGTATACTCACAATATTTGACAAATTGAATCTACTTCAGTTTTCCTTTTAA
- a CDS encoding DUF554 domain-containing protein — MLNISVIVNTVAVLIGSVAGILGGKWLPKKYREVLFKVIGLLTIGLGIKMFFEYHNALVVLGSMAFGGILGEAFELEDKIGKLTGKERNENFVTGFITATLLFVAGPMTMIGSIKAGVEGNNEIIFLKSFMDGISSLMLAASFGAGVLFSAVSVYVVQGTLVSLASVLSFLQEPIYLGDFSGTGGLILLGLGIRLLEIKEIKVGNFFPALIISPILTYISGLL, encoded by the coding sequence ATGCTGAACATCTCTGTGATAGTCAACACGGTAGCTGTTCTGATAGGTTCGGTAGCAGGTATTTTAGGTGGGAAGTGGCTTCCAAAGAAATACAGAGAGGTGCTATTTAAAGTCATCGGACTTTTAACCATCGGACTTGGTATCAAGATGTTCTTTGAATACCACAATGCTTTGGTTGTTCTCGGGAGTATGGCTTTTGGTGGAATTTTGGGAGAGGCCTTTGAACTGGAAGACAAGATAGGAAAACTAACAGGAAAAGAGAGAAACGAAAACTTTGTAACAGGCTTTATTACCGCCACTCTACTCTTTGTTGCTGGTCCTATGACTATGATCGGTTCTATAAAAGCTGGTGTAGAGGGAAACAACGAAATCATTTTTTTGAAGTCATTTATGGACGGAATTTCTTCGCTTATGCTAGCCGCCAGTTTTGGCGCCGGTGTTTTATTTTCCGCAGTGTCTGTTTATGTGGTACAGGGTACACTCGTTTCTCTGGCGTCTGTTCTCAGTTTTTTGCAGGAACCGATATATCTGGGGGATTTTTCTGGAACCGGCGGCTTGATACTCCTTGGACTTGGAATAAGGCTCCTTGAAATAAAAGAAATAAAGGTAGGCAACTTTTTTCCGGCTTTAATAATTTCCCCGATTCTCACCTACATATCAGGCTTATTGTGA
- a CDS encoding energy-coupling factor ABC transporter ATP-binding protein — protein sequence MCPSSSDIITIIDLKAGYDGAIIFNDFDLVVKRGEYLGVYGFNGSGKSTLLKLIAGFRPPVFYGEVVVDGTVGYVFQNPDSQIIGATVEEDIRFGLENISLDCETVERRLSEILKEFGLESLSSQDTLTLSGGQKQRLTIASIVALKPDVLLFDEPFSMLDRRERRSIMNLINSFKGNGVTVIIASTHLDDLSFCDRVIKLNGGRNLD from the coding sequence ATGTGTCCATCAAGTTCTGATATTATAACTATAATCGATCTTAAAGCCGGTTACGACGGTGCTATCATCTTCAATGATTTCGATCTGGTAGTTAAACGTGGAGAATACCTTGGTGTTTACGGATTCAATGGTTCCGGAAAATCCACACTCTTGAAATTGATCGCCGGATTTCGTCCGCCTGTTTTTTACGGGGAAGTAGTGGTTGATGGAACAGTGGGATACGTTTTTCAGAACCCGGACAGTCAAATTATAGGAGCAACTGTTGAAGAGGACATTCGTTTTGGCCTTGAAAACATTTCACTTGATTGTGAGACAGTGGAAAGGCGTCTTTCGGAGATACTCAAGGAGTTTGGTCTTGAATCTCTGAGTTCGCAGGACACCCTCACTCTGTCTGGCGGTCAGAAACAGAGACTGACAATCGCATCCATTGTTGCTTTAAAACCTGATGTTCTGCTCTTTGATGAACCCTTTAGTATGCTCGATCGTCGTGAACGCCGATCAATAATGAACTTAATCAACTCATTCAAGGGCAATGGTGTAACTGTTATTATCGCCAGTACGCACCTGGACGACCTGAGCTTCTGTGACAGAGTTATCAAGCTTAACGGAGGAAGAAATCTTGATTAA
- a CDS encoding histidine triad nucleotide-binding protein, which produces MDCIFCKIIAGEIPAQIVRETEHYIAFRDINPVAPSHVLVVPKKHLEKLGELTNMDESALRELFELVQDIAQAERIEETGFRTLVNVGKDAGQEVKHLHFHIIGGRRLGRIG; this is translated from the coding sequence GTGGACTGCATATTCTGCAAAATAATTGCTGGTGAAATCCCTGCTCAGATTGTACGGGAGACAGAACACTATATCGCTTTCAGGGATATCAACCCTGTTGCCCCGTCGCATGTTCTGGTAGTTCCAAAAAAACACCTCGAAAAACTCGGCGAACTAACAAACATGGATGAAAGTGCTCTCAGGGAGTTATTCGAGCTCGTACAGGACATTGCACAAGCGGAGAGGATAGAAGAAACGGGTTTCAGAACCCTTGTAAATGTGGGGAAAGATGCTGGCCAGGAAGTAAAGCACTTGCACTTTCATATCATTGGAGGAAGAAGATTGGGAAGGATTGGCTGA
- the queF gene encoding preQ(1) synthase encodes MPKAEGKIFTFEGKDKIRADFLEAVPFDGPEEYIKIETDEFSAVCPFSGLPDIAKVTIEYYPEGGKIVELKSLKYYFISFRNVGVYQEEATKIVYEDLKKLLETNRIKVTMIYNIRGGILTTTSIGSLDK; translated from the coding sequence ATGCCGAAAGCTGAAGGGAAAATATTCACTTTTGAAGGGAAGGACAAAATCAGGGCTGATTTTCTCGAAGCGGTTCCATTCGATGGCCCTGAAGAATACATAAAGATCGAGACAGATGAATTTTCCGCTGTTTGCCCGTTCTCTGGACTTCCAGATATTGCTAAAGTTACTATTGAATACTATCCTGAAGGTGGAAAAATAGTGGAACTCAAATCCTTAAAATATTACTTCATAAGCTTCAGAAATGTAGGGGTTTACCAGGAAGAAGCAACAAAAATTGTCTACGAGGATCTGAAGAAGCTTCTAGAAACAAATAGGATAAAAGTTACCATGATTTACAATATACGCGGTGGTATCCTGACAACAACATCTATCGGGAGCTTGGACAAGTGA
- a CDS encoding DUF1292 domain-containing protein — protein sequence MDELKDFGHLHEHEHEHHYEMFAISDEDGNEHNFALITQLDVDDKRYWVCQEAFVEGEEVVGFDEDSYVVFRASEDENGNVILNSLDDEEFEKVSKAWDEELSHIVGEEEEETEK from the coding sequence ATGGACGAATTGAAAGACTTCGGTCATCTACATGAACACGAGCATGAGCATCATTATGAAATGTTTGCTATCTCAGACGAAGACGGTAACGAGCACAATTTTGCATTGATCACTCAGCTCGACGTCGATGACAAACGCTACTGGGTTTGCCAGGAAGCGTTTGTGGAGGGCGAAGAAGTTGTGGGCTTTGATGAAGACTCTTACGTTGTCTTCAGAGCCTCAGAAGACGAAAACGGAAACGTAATTCTGAATTCTCTGGATGATGAAGAATTCGAGAAAGTTAGCAAAGCCTGGGACGAAGAGCTTTCCCACATTGTCGGAGAAGAAGAAGAAGAAACTGAAAAATGA
- a CDS encoding 5'-methylthioadenosine/S-adenosylhomocysteine nucleosidase: protein MILIESVFMPEVQPLIDNMLTLETGELVGRIYSRGIIGQNEVTVTSGFIGKVEAAAITQKMIDRFSPGIVVLVSGAGALDTSLKPGDIIAGTEFQEYDLIVPARSNSTRITSVDSSTIEHVQSFFPDAKLGKIVSGDRLVADAKERDRLYKETAALCLDMDSAAVARVCQLNSIPFAVFKVILDMCDEYSERDFSENFKLYATKPAEIIFSILKRHILDVK from the coding sequence ATGATACTTATAGAAAGCGTGTTCATGCCAGAAGTGCAACCCCTCATCGATAATATGCTCACTCTTGAGACTGGTGAGCTTGTTGGAAGGATCTATTCGAGGGGGATTATCGGTCAAAACGAAGTCACGGTAACCAGCGGATTTATAGGAAAGGTTGAGGCTGCCGCGATAACACAGAAAATGATAGATAGATTTTCACCAGGAATCGTCGTGCTCGTGTCCGGTGCAGGCGCTCTTGACACCAGTTTAAAACCTGGTGATATCATTGCTGGAACGGAATTTCAAGAATATGATTTGATAGTTCCAGCGAGGTCGAATTCCACTCGCATCACCTCTGTAGACTCGAGTACTATCGAACATGTGCAATCATTCTTTCCCGATGCGAAACTCGGAAAGATTGTTTCGGGCGATCGGCTTGTAGCAGATGCTAAAGAACGCGATAGACTTTACAAGGAAACTGCTGCTCTCTGTCTGGATATGGACTCCGCTGCTGTTGCAAGAGTGTGTCAGTTGAACAGTATACCATTCGCTGTTTTCAAAGTAATTCTCGACATGTGCGATGAGTATAGCGAGAGAGATTTCAGCGAGAACTTCAAATTGTATGCAACAAAGCCAGCCGAGATTATTTTTTCGATTCTAAAACGTCATATCCTTGATGTAAAGTGA
- a CDS encoding macro domain-containing protein, producing the protein MKSIVLEDGKVIQIVQGDITREEVDAIVNAANGYLRHGGGVAGAIVRAGGKIIQEESDRIIRKTGPLEVSEVAVTGAGELHAKFIIHVHGPQYGQEDVQRKLYNSFMNVLKKAGELGVKTISIPAVSSGIFGVPKEIAARAFFQAVKDYFRDNPGTSIVLIRACNIDKPTTEVFEKISSEYFEK; encoded by the coding sequence ATGAAGAGTATTGTATTGGAGGATGGAAAGGTAATTCAGATAGTGCAGGGTGATATAACCAGAGAAGAAGTGGATGCCATAGTGAACGCTGCTAACGGTTATCTTAGGCATGGAGGCGGTGTCGCTGGTGCCATTGTTAGAGCAGGGGGAAAAATTATACAGGAAGAAAGTGACAGAATTATCAGGAAAACAGGTCCTTTAGAAGTTTCGGAAGTAGCTGTTACAGGAGCTGGAGAGCTGCATGCTAAATTCATTATTCACGTGCACGGTCCTCAATACGGTCAAGAGGATGTGCAGAGAAAACTCTATAATAGCTTCATGAACGTTCTGAAAAAAGCTGGTGAGCTAGGAGTCAAGACGATTTCCATTCCTGCAGTATCATCGGGAATCTTCGGAGTGCCAAAAGAGATAGCAGCAAGGGCATTTTTTCAAGCTGTAAAGGATTATTTCAGGGATAATCCAGGGACATCCATTGTCCTAATTCGAGCCTGCAACATTGACAAACCAACGACGGAAGTTTTTGAAAAAATATCCAGCGAGTATTTTGAAAAATAA
- a CDS encoding class I SAM-dependent methyltransferase: protein MKENHFEHYYTRKPTSRIEVKEVKLRLKNGNSYRFLSPNGVFSYGKIDKASLLLIENAIIGEKDRVLDLGCGYGVIGITIKKENPDITLFMSDINERAVKYAKMNARDNNILAEIRQGNLYDPWSENEFDTILCNPPMAAGKKIWQSIIHKAPLFLATGGKLEIVAFHNKGGARLEKMMKEVFGNVRTMIKSGGIRVYVSIKF, encoded by the coding sequence ATGAAAGAAAATCATTTTGAACATTATTATACACGAAAGCCAACTTCGCGCATAGAAGTAAAAGAAGTAAAACTGAGACTGAAAAATGGGAATTCGTACCGCTTTTTGAGTCCCAATGGTGTGTTTTCGTATGGAAAAATTGACAAGGCAAGCTTGTTACTTATCGAAAACGCGATAATAGGTGAAAAAGATAGGGTCCTTGATCTTGGTTGTGGTTATGGAGTCATAGGCATAACTATCAAAAAGGAAAACCCTGATATTACTCTATTCATGAGCGACATCAACGAAAGAGCAGTAAAATACGCGAAGATGAACGCCAGGGACAACAATATCCTTGCAGAAATAAGGCAGGGGAATCTATACGATCCTTGGTCGGAAAATGAATTTGATACCATACTCTGTAACCCACCAATGGCTGCGGGTAAGAAAATCTGGCAATCGATTATCCACAAGGCCCCTTTATTTCTTGCGACCGGAGGAAAACTCGAGATAGTCGCTTTTCACAACAAGGGTGGGGCCCGATTGGAAAAAATGATGAAGGAAGTTTTTGGTAATGTTAGAACGATGATTAAATCCGGAGGCATCAGGGTGTATGTGTCCATCAAGTTCTGA